TCCAGTAGACATCGGTATTGCACCACGCGCGGAACAGCAGGTTGATCGAACTGTCGCCCAGCTCTTTTACCCCGATGGTCGGGGCGGGGTCTTTCAGCACGCGCGGGTCTTCGTCGACGATCTTCTGCAGGATCTCCTTGGCCAGTTTGATGTCGCTGTCATAGGAAATGCCGATGGTGAGATCCATCATGCGGGTGGTATTGGCCGAATAATTGGTGATCGAAGACGACCAGATATCCGAGTTCGGGACCACGATCTGGATGCCGTCATAGGTTTTTAGGATGACATAGAACAGCGAGATCTCGGTCACGGTGCCGGATTCGCTGCCCGCTGCGATGTAATCGCCCACGCGGAAGGGGCGGAACATGATGATCATCACCCCCGAGGCCAGCGAGGACAGCGTGCCCTGAAGCGCCAGGCCGATGGCCAGACCGGCGGCACCGATCAGAGCGGCCAGTGAGGTGGTCTGGATGCCGAAGCGGTTGAGAATGAAGATGAAGCCGATCGCGAGGATCAGATATTTCGCGATATTGCCCAGAAAGCCGAAAAGCGTGTCATCAAGGCGGCGATGCCGCGCCGCAAGCCGCGAGATACGTCCCTTCGCCCAGCCCGAAATGAACAGGGCGATGATCAGGATCACCAGCGCGGTGAGCACATTGAGCGTGGCCAGAACCACGGCATCGACCCGTTCGGGGGTAATCCATTGGCTTACATCTGTCAGGTTTTGCAGGTTCAGCTCGTCCATGCGTCTTCGGTCCTTTATCTATCTGGGCGCGGCATTTGTTTATGCAGGCCTTCTGCGCGGCGGATAGAGGCAGGCCAAGCAGACTTCAACCCTTGCTCCGGAAGGGCCCCATCTCGGTCATGACCTCGACATCCTCGTCGATTGCCGCGCGTTCAGCCTCCAGATAGTCCGAAATCGCGTGGCGCAAACCCGGGTGGGTGATCCAATGCGCCGAATGGGTGATATGGGGCAGATATCCGCGTGCCAGTTTGTGTTCGCCCTGCGCGCCCGCTTCCACGCGCGCCAGCCCGTGGGCCAGCGCGTAATCCACCGCCTGATGGTAGCACAGCTCGAAATGCAGATAGGGGTGATCCTCGATACAGCCCCAATAGCGGCCATAGAGACAATCGCGCCCGATCAGGTTAAGCGCGCCCGCAATGGGGCGGCCTTCGCGCAGCGCCAGCACCAGAAGCACATCCTCGCGCATCTCGTGCAGCGCGTCGAAAAAGGCCCGCGTCAGATAGGGGCTGCCCCATTTGCGCGCGCCTGTGTCCTGATAGAACTCCCAGAAGGCGTCCCAATGCTCCGGGCGGATGTCATCGCCTGTCAGCTGCCGGATCTCGCCGCCAAAGCCCTGAGCGCGGGCGCGTTCCTTTTTCAGCGCCTTGCGTTTGCGCGAGGAGAGCTGCGCAAGGAAGGCATCGAAATCGGCATAGCCCTGATTGTAGAAATGGAATTGCTGGCCATGGCGGTGCAGATAGCCCGCGCCTTCGGCCAGATCGGCCTCATCCTCAAGGCAGAAGGTCATATGAACCGAGGACAGCCCGTTGTTTTCCGCCACCTGCGCCATGCCCGCCAGAAGGGCGGCGCGGCCTGTCTCGGCGTGATCTGGTGCGGTTAACAGCCGCCTGCCCGTGCAGGGCGTGAAGGGCACCGCGCATTGCAGCTTGGGGTAATATTGCCCGCCCGCGCGCTCAAAAGCATCCGCCCAGCCGTGGTCAAAGACATATTCGCCCTGACTATGGGATTTGACGTAAAGCGGCGCCACGCCCAGCACCGTTTCGCCCGCGCGGGCCACAATGGGGCGCGGGTCCCAGCCCGTGCCGCGCCCGACCGACCCCGAGGCCTCAAGCGCCGAAAGGAAGCGATGCGTGGTGAAAGGGTCATAAGGGCGCCCGCCGTCGCGGGTCTCAGGGCAGGCGCAGCTATCCCACAAAGCGGGGTCGATGGCCGAGACGCCCTCGGCCAGTTCCAGTTCAATCTGATCGGTCATCGCAGGCTCCTGTCGGAGCCGATGATGACCGGATCACGCCGCAGGTCAAGCCGCGGGCAGGGCCGAGGCATAGCCCTCGAAGGTCACGTTTTCGGCAATCTCGCGGGCCTTGGCTTCCTCTGCGTCGCTGCGGATCGTCCAGCACAGGATATGCGCGCCCTCGGCCTTCAGGGCAGCCACCCGCGCCATGCCGAGGTCTTTCCAGTGGTGCGAGATAAAGCAGGCCCCCACACGGTCATAATCGGCGATCCCGCGCAAGCGGGCGCGCTGGTCCTCGCTCAGGGTGGGGAAATCTTCGGCCGACCATTCGGCATAGGTGGTCAGCCCGACCGCCACAGCGGGGGCTGCCGCATGGAACAGGGCGATGGAGGCGGGGTTGAACCCCATCACAGCGACCGGCCCCTGATACCCCGCAAGCGCCTCTGCCGCGGCCTGTTCCAGCGGGCCAAGCCCCGCCCCGTCGGGGTCATCCTGATTTTTGATCTCGACCAGAAGCGGCACCTGTCCTGCCACCAGATCCAGCACTTCGGCAAATGTCGGGATGCCCTCATCGGCATCACGCAGATAGATGGCCTGCAACTCGGCGGCACTGCGGGCATGCAGCGGGCCGGTCGCGTCGGTCAGGCGGTCCAGAGAATAGTCATGGAAGACCATCGCCACGCCATCTGCCGAAAGCTGCAGGTCGATCTCTATGCCATAGCCCGCCGCGATGGCGGCACGAATGGCGGCCAGGCTGTTTTCGGGGCGGCCCTTCGCGCGGTCATGAAAGGCCCGATGCGCGATGGGCAGGCTGAGGAAGCGCGGGTCAAGCATCTGCGATCTCGAAGACGGCGTCGATCTCTACGGCCACACCCAGCGGCAGGGCGGGCGTGGCGACCGCCGAACGGGCGTGGCGGCCCGCATCACCGAAGACCTCGACCATCAGGTCGGAGCAGCCATTCACCACTTTGGGTTGGTCGATGAACTCTGCGGTGGAATTGACGAAACCGCCGAGTTTGACCACGCGGGTGATGCGGTCCAGATCGCCAAGCGCGGCTTTCGCCTGCGCAATCAGCGCCAGCCCGCACAGGCGCGCGGCGGCAGCGCCTTCGGCCACATCCATCGTTTCGCCCAGACGGCCCGTGACCAGACCTTCGGCGCTGGCCGAGATCTGTCCCGAGACATAAAGCTGGTTTCCGGTGATCACATAGGGCACGTAATTCGCTGCAGGCGCGGGGGCGGCGGGCAGGGTGATGTTCAGGTCGGACAGGCGGGTTTCGATTTTCGACATGGGGTCCTCATGATGCGCGCAAAAAGCGTGCACCGGACGCTAGGCGCGCATGGATGCGGGCGCAAGGGGAATGCACCCGCCGCGCGCCCTTTCATGGACCTGTCATGCAGGCAGGGGCTTACCAGTCGATGAAATGCTCGAAATCGCGGGTGACGGCCTTCCACAGGTCCAGCGAGACATCGAAATTTTTCTCGTTCACGCCGTCGCCATCCAGATTGATGTCCATCTCGAGGAAGGGGTCGCCCTCGTCATCAAGATAGGCACGTCCGAAGCGGTTATTGCGGTTCCATTCGTTGATCATGGTCGCGCTCATCGGCTGGTCCAGATCGTAGCCGGTCGAGAACTGGATGGTCCGGCAGTTGGTATTGCCACGGCAGCCGTAGAAATAGACCGAGAAATGCGTGCCGTTGATCCGGCTGTCCAGCATCGGATCACCCGAGTCATCCGTGCCCTGCGTGACCGGCAGGCCATATGCTTCGAGGAAGGCGGAAACCGTGCTGGGTTTGGCCGTGACCGCCGCGGCCTGAACCGTCGCGGCGCTCGCCAGAAGGCCCATACAGGCAAGAGGAAGAAGAAACTGTTTCATGTGGGTCCTTATGGTCCGTCTCAGGCGACCATTGCTTCGGCTTTTTTCAGATCGACCGATACCAGCTGGCTTACACCCTGTTCCTGCATTGTCACACCGAAAAGACGGTCCATGCGGCTCATGGTCACGGCATGGTGGGTGATGATCAGAAAGCGGGTATCGGTGCGGCGGGTCATCTCGTCCAAGAGGTCGCAGAAGCGGGTGACATTGGCGTCATCCAGCGGCGCATCGACCTCGTCGAGCACACAGATCGGCGCGGGGTTCGCCATGAAGACGGCAAAGATCAGCGCCATCGCGGTCAGTGTCTGCTCGCCCCCCGACAGAAGCGACAGCGTCGACAGTTTCTTGCCCGGCGGCTGGCACATGATCTCTAGGCCCGCCTCCAGCGGATCATCGGATTCCACCAGCGCCAGACGCGCGTCGCCGCCCGAGAACAGATGGGTGAACAGCTGGCGGAAGTTCTGGTTGACCTGCTCGAAAGCGGCCAGCAGACGCTCGCGCCCCTCGCGGTTCAGCCCGTTGATCCCGCCGCGCAGCTTGGCGATGGCATCTTCCAGATCGCCCTTCTCGGTGAATAGCGTGTCATGTTCTTCCTGAATGCTTCGCGCGTCTTCCTCGGCGCGCAGGTTGACCGCCCCCAAAGCATCGCGGTCGCGTTTCAGCTCGGCCACCGCCTTCTCAAGCTTCGAAATCGTGGGCATATCCTCGGGCGCGATCTCCAGCGATTTCAGCAGGCTCTCGGGGGCCAGATCCATCTCGTCGCTGATCCAGTCCACCGCCAGCGTCAGCGCCTCACGCGCGGATTCCACGCGGGTTTCGGCCCGCGCCCGCGCTTCGCGGATTTCTGACGCCTGTTTTTCCGTCTCGCGTTCGACGGTCTGGGCGGTGCGCAGGCGGGTTTCGGCATCCTGTAGCGCAGTCGAGGCCTTGGATTTGCGCGCCTCTGCCTCCTGGATCTGTTCGCGCAGCTCGTCGCGGCGTTCGTTAAGCTCTTCGGGCAGGGCCATAGCCTCTTCCAGCTCTTCCAGCGCCTCGGCGCGGCGGTCGGCCAGTTCGGCGCCATGACGTTCGGCGGTGGCAAGGCGGGTCTTCCAGCCCGCAAGCTGCTCGGTGATTTCCGTCTGGCGGCGCGCGCGGGCCTCGCCCTCGCGGCGGACCTCATCCTGCGCCGAGCGCCGCGTCAGCATGGTCATCCGCGCGGCTTCCACGGTGATCTTCACCTGATCCACCTCTTGGCGAGCCTTGGACAAAGCGGGTAGGGCATTGATCGCGGCCTGCGCTTCTTCAAGCGCCTCGCGGGCGGCGCGGGCTTCCTCGCCATGGCGGCCCTCGGCCTGACGTGCGGCTTCAAGGCGGCCTTCGGTGACCGAGCGGTCGGCTTCGGCCTTCGACATCTGGCGCTGCGCCTCGCCCATGCGGCGGTCGGCTTCGCGGCGGGCGTCGCGCGCACGGGTATAGGCCAGATTGGCATCGGCCAGCTTCTGCTTCAGCTGTTCATGGTTGCGCACGGCGGATTGGGCGGCGGCCTCGGCCTCGGCCAGATCGGCGCGCAGATCGCTCAGGCGGTTTTGCTGGCGCAGACGTTGCGCGGCGGCAGAGGGCGCATCTTCGGCGCCCGCGCGCAGCCCGTCCCAGCGCCAGAGGTCGCCGGCAAGCGTTACGATCCGCTGGCCGGAGCGCAGGTCCTGATGCAGGCGGTCGCCCTGATCCCATGTCTCCACCACGCCGATCTGCGACAGGCGGCGGGCCAGAGCCTCGGGTGCCTGCACGTAATCGGCCAGCGCGGGCACGTCGGCGGGAAGAGCGGGGGCATCGCCAAGGGGCGGCAGGGTCAGCCAGCCCGAGCCCGCATTGCCCGCCGCTTCGGGGGCATTGAGGTCATCGGAAAGAGCCGCCCCCAAAGCGGCCTCATAGCCCTTGGAAACCGTAATGCTGTCAAGGATCTGTGGACCCGACATGGCCTCGCGGTCCAGAAGGCGCGTCAGGGCGCTGACTTCGGATTTCAGCGCGGTTATCACCCCTTCGGCCTCGGCGCGGGCCTCGCGGGCCTCGCCTTCGCGGGTCTCAAGGGTGGCGCGCAGGTCCTCGGCCCCATGCAGCGCCTCTTCGGCCTGATCGG
The sequence above is drawn from the Thioclava sp. GXIMD4216 genome and encodes:
- a CDS encoding mechanosensitive ion channel domain-containing protein — its product is MDELNLQNLTDVSQWITPERVDAVVLATLNVLTALVILIIALFISGWAKGRISRLAARHRRLDDTLFGFLGNIAKYLILAIGFIFILNRFGIQTTSLAALIGAAGLAIGLALQGTLSSLASGVMIIMFRPFRVGDYIAAGSESGTVTEISLFYVILKTYDGIQIVVPNSDIWSSSITNYSANTTRMMDLTIGISYDSDIKLAKEILQKIVDEDPRVLKDPAPTIGVKELGDSSINLLFRAWCNTDVYWKFRWELFEFVKKEFDANGIGIPFPTREIVFDNKLEMVKLKDQNPQKRLSSGLENGTETGVGAVTQEDKLK
- a CDS encoding GNAT family N-acetyltransferase; this encodes MTDQIELELAEGVSAIDPALWDSCACPETRDGGRPYDPFTTHRFLSALEASGSVGRGTGWDPRPIVARAGETVLGVAPLYVKSHSQGEYVFDHGWADAFERAGGQYYPKLQCAVPFTPCTGRRLLTAPDHAETGRAALLAGMAQVAENNGLSSVHMTFCLEDEADLAEGAGYLHRHGQQFHFYNQGYADFDAFLAQLSSRKRKALKKERARAQGFGGEIRQLTGDDIRPEHWDAFWEFYQDTGARKWGSPYLTRAFFDALHEMREDVLLVLALREGRPIAGALNLIGRDCLYGRYWGCIEDHPYLHFELCYHQAVDYALAHGLARVEAGAQGEHKLARGYLPHITHSAHWITHPGLRHAISDYLEAERAAIDEDVEVMTEMGPFRSKG
- a CDS encoding glycerophosphodiester phosphodiesterase family protein, coding for MLDPRFLSLPIAHRAFHDRAKGRPENSLAAIRAAIAAGYGIEIDLQLSADGVAMVFHDYSLDRLTDATGPLHARSAAELQAIYLRDADEGIPTFAEVLDLVAGQVPLLVEIKNQDDPDGAGLGPLEQAAAEALAGYQGPVAVMGFNPASIALFHAAAPAVAVGLTTYAEWSAEDFPTLSEDQRARLRGIADYDRVGACFISHHWKDLGMARVAALKAEGAHILCWTIRSDAEEAKAREIAENVTFEGYASALPAA
- a CDS encoding RidA family protein, yielding MSKIETRLSDLNITLPAAPAPAANYVPYVITGNQLYVSGQISASAEGLVTGRLGETMDVAEGAAAARLCGLALIAQAKAALGDLDRITRVVKLGGFVNSTAEFIDQPKVVNGCSDLMVEVFGDAGRHARSAVATPALPLGVAVEIDAVFEIADA
- a CDS encoding YbjN domain-containing protein translates to MKQFLLPLACMGLLASAATVQAAAVTAKPSTVSAFLEAYGLPVTQGTDDSGDPMLDSRINGTHFSVYFYGCRGNTNCRTIQFSTGYDLDQPMSATMINEWNRNNRFGRAYLDDEGDPFLEMDINLDGDGVNEKNFDVSLDLWKAVTRDFEHFIDW
- the smc gene encoding chromosome segregation protein SMC, with the protein product MRFTRLRLNGFKSFVDPTDLVIQDGLTGVVGPNGCGKSNLLEALRWVMGENRPSAMRGGGMEDVIFAGTSSRGARNFAEVVLQIDNEERLAPSGFNDSDLLEITRRITRDVGSAYKVNTKDVRARDVQMLFADASTGAHSPALVRQGQINELINAKPKARRRILEEAAGISGLYQRRHEAELRLKATEANLERVDDVIDQLASQLNSLARQARQAAKYRQIGEELRRSEGMLLYRRWLEADETRQEAEKALSAIIANAGVAERAARDSAELRANLEEILPPLREEDTVATAILQRLVLSQDQLSQQEAQARTQIEMLKGRIAQIDRDMERETGLNRDAGETLERLEYELRQITRDSAGHEDALAAAEEAAAEAAEVARDREEILDQLTGDVAQLAARHQSAERQLADSQAATERFDRAAAAARVNAAEAEEALAEVNDRMEAAREAASEATDMADQAEEALHGAEDLRATLETREGEAREARAEAEGVITALKSEVSALTRLLDREAMSGPQILDSITVSKGYEAALGAALSDDLNAPEAAGNAGSGWLTLPPLGDAPALPADVPALADYVQAPEALARRLSQIGVVETWDQGDRLHQDLRSGQRIVTLAGDLWRWDGLRAGAEDAPSAAAQRLRQQNRLSDLRADLAEAEAAAQSAVRNHEQLKQKLADANLAYTRARDARREADRRMGEAQRQMSKAEADRSVTEGRLEAARQAEGRHGEEARAAREALEEAQAAINALPALSKARQEVDQVKITVEAARMTMLTRRSAQDEVRREGEARARRQTEITEQLAGWKTRLATAERHGAELADRRAEALEELEEAMALPEELNERRDELREQIQEAEARKSKASTALQDAETRLRTAQTVERETEKQASEIREARARAETRVESAREALTLAVDWISDEMDLAPESLLKSLEIAPEDMPTISKLEKAVAELKRDRDALGAVNLRAEEDARSIQEEHDTLFTEKGDLEDAIAKLRGGINGLNREGRERLLAAFEQVNQNFRQLFTHLFSGGDARLALVESDDPLEAGLEIMCQPPGKKLSTLSLLSGGEQTLTAMALIFAVFMANPAPICVLDEVDAPLDDANVTRFCDLLDEMTRRTDTRFLIITHHAVTMSRMDRLFGVTMQEQGVSQLVSVDLKKAEAMVA